In a genomic window of Telopea speciosissima isolate NSW1024214 ecotype Mountain lineage chromosome 5, Tspe_v1, whole genome shotgun sequence:
- the LOC122662838 gene encoding pentatricopeptide repeat-containing protein At2g29760, chloroplastic-like, translating to MIVAYLQNGAADMARHLFDKMPDRDVASWNAMLSGYAQNGMPRDAIQLFRAMQISKYRPNEITLISTLSACSQLGCLSLGAWIHAYIIRSGDISFTFTLINSLIHMYAKCGRLDIAYDVFTGIGPRNLETWNTMLTSFAIHGRGMCALSLFCQMMKMGLMPDRITFLAILMACSHCGMVDHAYKCFDCMCRVYGLKPQAEYYGCLVDVLSRSGLLLEAMMVMEEMPFEPDISVWGALLGGCLTHRNYKLGIRAANHLLEREPYEESRYIALSNLYAMAGKLEEAVKVRKVMRDAGIKQTSGSSSIEVDGFIHEFLSGDRSHYQSMEIYSMVEIIDRSLELESGRSLSNKEDYKISRR from the coding sequence ATGATAGTGGCCTATTTACAAAATGGTGCTGCTGATATGGCTCGTCATCTGTTTGATAAAATGCCGGACAGAGATGTTGCTTCTTGGAATGCCATGTTAAGTGGGTATGCACAAAACGGAATGCCTAGGGATGCAATCCAACTGTTTCGGGCTATGCAAATTAGCAAGTATAGGCCTAATGAGATCACACTAATAAGTACCCTATCGGCGTGTTCTCAATTGGGCTGTCTGTCTCTGGGAGCATGGATTCATGCCTATATCATCAGAAGCGGTGACATTAGCTTTACTTTTACTTTAATTAATTCCCTCATCCATATGTATGCAAAGTGTGGTCGATTGGATATTGCTTATGATGTCTTCACTGGGATCGGCCCTAGGAACTTAGAAACTTGGAATACTATGTTGACCAGTTTTGCCATCCATGGGCGTGGTATGTGTGCTCTGTCTCTTTTctgtcagatgatgaagatgggtTTAATGCCTGATAGGATTACTTTTCTTGCAATTTTGATGGCATGTAGTCATTGTGGTATGGTAGATCATGCCTATAAATGCTTTGACTGCATGTGCCGAGTGTATGGTCTTAAACCTCAGGCTGAGTATTATGGATGTTTAGTAGATGTTCTCTCCCGCAGCggccttttattagaggcaatGATGGTCATGGAGGAAATGCCCTTTGAACCTGATATCAGTGTATGGGGTGCCCTACTAGGTGGTTGTTTAACTCATCGAAATTACAAACTGGGCATACGCGCTGCGAATCACCTTCTGGAGCGAGAACCATACGAGGAGTCTCGTTACATAGCCCTGTCTAATCTTTATGCCATGGCAGGGAAACTTGAGGAAGCTGTCAAGGTGAGGAAGGTGATGAGAGATGCAGGGATCAAGCAGACATCTGGAAGTAGTTCAATTGAAGTTGATGGTTTTATTCATGAGTTCTTATCTGGGGATAGATCACATTATCAGTCAATGGAGATATACTCCATGGTTGAGATAATTGATAGATCGCTCGAGTTGGAAAGTGGCAGAAGTCTTTCGAATAAAGAAGATTATAAAATTTCAAGGAGATGA